In Clostridia bacterium, the following are encoded in one genomic region:
- a CDS encoding O-antigen ligase family protein yields the protein MKMKKDTSTVDFVSVLKGFIYCLVFIVIFYPPFIRGLFFDEEIFPTEVFVLLLFAIYWIYKSLKKDKKFLQTPLEYGTFLLTVIYFISIFVSANIHLAVSEWLKYVMYFSVFFILSDIINSYKSKMRVLGVMVAATVGVCILGFDGATGGSIASVFNSIFSGLGLRIKFFDLYVNNRMTASIQYPNALASYLMAVFFIVMPISIYTVSKLKRTVSFIVCTFILVTFLLTLSRGAFLFLPVAAFIFILLLPKGFRVRGFINVAIIAIVSSSIAVLEYMNISGTREKALIIWLVLLLGLGISAVFSAISDKVIAWFEHLNWKVYLCGVITLCLLGFAAIIYVLNAYEPMQVSETVKKSIVLEPGSRYKLLYDIDAKNNSGNAYTVRLTAQKETDIIFGEEKQLVNMVGKNTNGRETREVTFFVPNGLKIVNIYFSSSDTNQAAILNNARIIEKDSGKTVKSIPMKHRFLPDNIASRFENLSVSKSAIERKIFYGDAFKILKDNLILGAGGGAWFILHPSYQSYSYSTTETHNYYLQLALETGAIGFVIILFIIVSLIAMFLREYRYTMKSDFKERILQTGIFTAIIAMLMHAIIDWDLSMSAVSLLLWELMALFNSRYRNGREDRELMYKKNFVNNILSVISRAQRFKIIQVYPVIGIVLALVILIIPFRFNMGFIFGKEAALASVNNDSQRAFDYMKRAVAADPLMDGYRIDYANLLVTKKDVTQKDIDLAIEQAEGAEKYGKYKLDVINKLGTFYLFINQVEKGLSFFDYGNKLAPLDINQWEKRIDTYKKVALYNFSQNNNQNAVQVIDRMKHIFDDAVKANKSNLNPFIFSAQSMEAYEKLKYIKDNLGKQNFIDYEKIKLYNVFDLDINSDGVPDQWNIKKDSNIKTINDFKSFNIEIPDNNETYISTRGLGLLPNKTYNINANIQTGSQSLQIPFTIDGATDVSGFLSQSVGTTYTASFKTPNNITQYDVSLKLIIKGKFKLSNISIIEQ from the coding sequence ATGAAAATGAAAAAAGATACTAGTACAGTTGATTTTGTTTCAGTCTTAAAAGGTTTTATTTATTGTTTAGTTTTCATTGTAATATTTTATCCACCCTTCATAAGAGGACTCTTCTTTGATGAAGAGATATTTCCTACTGAAGTTTTTGTTCTGTTGCTGTTTGCTATATATTGGATTTATAAATCTCTTAAAAAAGATAAGAAATTTCTCCAAACTCCATTGGAATATGGTACTTTTTTATTAACAGTCATATATTTTATCAGTATATTTGTTTCAGCAAATATTCATCTTGCTGTTTCAGAATGGCTCAAATATGTAATGTATTTTTCTGTTTTCTTTATTCTGTCAGATATTATTAATTCTTATAAAAGCAAAATGAGGGTTTTAGGTGTAATGGTTGCTGCTACAGTCGGAGTTTGCATATTAGGATTTGATGGTGCAACTGGAGGTAGTATAGCGAGCGTATTCAATAGTATATTTAGTGGCTTAGGACTGAGGATTAAGTTCTTTGACTTATATGTCAATAATAGAATGACTGCTTCTATACAATATCCTAATGCCCTGGCTTCTTATTTGATGGCTGTATTTTTTATAGTTATGCCAATCAGTATATATACCGTATCAAAGCTTAAAAGAACGGTTTCTTTTATTGTATGTACTTTTATACTAGTAACATTCTTACTTACCTTAAGTAGAGGGGCTTTCTTGTTCTTACCTGTGGCCGCATTTATCTTTATTTTACTTCTTCCGAAAGGTTTTAGAGTCCGGGGTTTTATAAATGTAGCTATAATTGCCATAGTTTCATCTAGTATTGCTGTTTTGGAGTATATGAATATTTCAGGCACTAGAGAAAAGGCTTTAATTATTTGGTTAGTCCTGTTATTAGGGTTAGGTATTTCTGCTGTGTTTTCTGCTATTTCTGATAAAGTTATAGCATGGTTTGAACACCTTAATTGGAAGGTATATTTATGTGGAGTAATAACACTTTGCTTACTAGGTTTTGCGGCTATTATTTATGTGCTTAATGCTTATGAACCAATGCAAGTGTCAGAAACTGTAAAGAAAAGTATAGTATTAGAGCCGGGTAGCAGATATAAACTACTATATGATATTGATGCAAAAAATAATTCTGGTAATGCTTACACTGTAAGATTAACTGCACAAAAAGAGACAGACATCATCTTTGGTGAAGAAAAGCAGCTAGTAAATATGGTAGGAAAAAATACCAACGGTAGAGAGACACGTGAAGTTACATTCTTTGTTCCAAATGGATTAAAGATTGTAAATATATATTTTAGCAGTAGTGATACTAACCAAGCTGCCATTCTTAATAATGCAAGAATAATAGAAAAGGACTCGGGTAAAACAGTAAAAAGCATACCTATGAAACATAGATTTCTACCTGATAATATAGCTTCCAGGTTTGAGAACTTATCTGTTTCCAAAAGTGCTATAGAAAGAAAGATTTTTTATGGAGATGCTTTTAAGATTTTAAAGGATAATTTGATATTGGGTGCAGGTGGTGGGGCCTGGTTCATATTGCATCCTTCTTATCAGTCATATAGCTATTCTACCACTGAGACTCATAACTATTATCTGCAGCTAGCTCTAGAAACTGGAGCAATAGGGTTTGTAATAATTTTATTCATAATTGTTTCACTAATAGCTATGTTTTTACGTGAGTACAGATACACAATGAAGAGTGATTTTAAAGAGAGGATTCTGCAAACAGGTATCTTCACAGCTATTATAGCAATGTTAATGCATGCTATCATTGATTGGGATCTTTCAATGTCAGCTGTGTCACTACTGCTCTGGGAACTTATGGCATTATTTAATTCTAGGTATAGGAATGGTAGGGAAGACAGGGAATTGATGTACAAGAAAAACTTTGTGAATAACATACTTTCAGTTATCAGTAGAGCTCAAAGGTTTAAGATTATACAAGTCTACCCTGTCATTGGTATTGTATTAGCACTTGTAATATTGATAATTCCATTTAGGTTTAATATGGGGTTCATTTTTGGAAAAGAAGCTGCTTTAGCTTCAGTAAATAATGATTCCCAGAGAGCTTTTGACTATATGAAAAGGGCTGTAGCAGCAGATCCTTTGATGGATGGATATAGGATTGACTATGCAAACTTGCTAGTGACGAAGAAGGATGTTACTCAAAAAGATATTGATTTAGCGATAGAGCAAGCGGAAGGTGCAGAAAAGTATGGTAAATATAAGTTAGATGTAATAAATAAACTAGGTACATTTTATTTGTTTATTAATCAAGTTGAAAAGGGCTTAAGCTTTTTTGATTATGGTAATAAGTTAGCACCTTTAGATATAAACCAATGGGAGAAAAGAATTGATACGTATAAAAAGGTTGCTCTTTATAACTTCAGCCAAAATAACAATCAAAATGCAGTACAAGTTATAGATAGAATGAAACATATATTTGATGATGCAGTGAAAGCCAATAAAAGCAATTTAAATCCATTTATATTCTCTGCCCAATCCATGGAAGCATATGAAAAGCTTAAGTATATTAAAGACAATTTGGGCAAGCAAAATTTTATAGATTATGAAAAAATAAAACTGTATAATGTGTTTGATTTGGATATAAATTCAGATGGTGTTCCAGATCAATGGAATATAAAGAAAGATAGTAATATTAAAACTATAAATGACTTTAAAAGTTTTAATATTGAAATTCCAGACAATAATGAGACTTATATCAGCACTAGAGGTCTCGGACTATTGCCAAATAAAACTTACAATATTAATGCAAATATTCAGACAGGAAGTCAAAGTTTACAAATACCATTTACTATTGATGGGGCTACCGATGTCAGTGGGTTTCTGTCACAATCAGTAGGAACCACTTATACCGCTTCATTTAAAACCCCAAATAATATCACACAATATGATGTTAGCCTAAAATTAATAATAAAAGGAAAGTTTAAGTTAAGCAATATAAGCATTATTGAACAGTAA
- a CDS encoding winged helix-turn-helix transcriptional regulator: MDKEYEILQYISMDKNVTQRKIAEKAGLSLGAANILIKRLIKKGLIKIEHVNSRAVRYMLTPTGFIQKTQRACEFIAYSYNYITGLNSKIKGMLNENTRLERVYLLGVHNELYDIVSNAVREVGIALYSVSSAQLDSFDKNVEYIVLCWDYENELLLTEKGIKYVNLFNL, from the coding sequence TTGGATAAAGAATATGAAATATTACAGTATATATCTATGGATAAAAACGTAACGCAAAGGAAAATAGCCGAAAAAGCAGGTTTGTCTTTAGGAGCTGCAAATATACTAATAAAACGGTTAATAAAAAAAGGTCTTATTAAAATAGAACACGTTAATAGTAGAGCTGTTAGATATATGCTGACTCCGACAGGTTTTATTCAAAAAACGCAAAGAGCATGTGAGTTTATAGCTTATTCGTATAATTATATAACTGGTTTAAATTCTAAAATCAAGGGGATGTTAAATGAAAATACAAGACTTGAAAGAGTATATCTCCTTGGTGTTCATAATGAGCTATATGATATTGTTTCAAATGCAGTTCGAGAAGTTGGTATAGCTTTATATAGCGTTTCAAGTGCCCAATTGGACAGTTTCGATAAAAATGTTGAATATATTGTTCTCTGTTGGGATTACGAAAATGAATTATTACTAACTGAAAAAGGTATTAAGTATGTAAACTTGTTTAATTTGTAG
- a CDS encoding polysaccharide biosynthesis protein, which yields MEDNTYYKKKILVVGGTGTIGKRLVNELLKHEPEVIRVFSRDEFKQFEMENELGHKDNIRYLIGDVRDYERIERASKGINVIFHLAAMKHVPACEYNPFEAVKTNVIGTQNLIISAIKNNVGRVIFTSSDKAISPTNAMGATKLLAEKLISSADYNKGEAKTIFSAVRFGNVMGSRGSVIPLFKKQILESKEITVTNPEMSRFMMSIGQAVSLTMKAALVSTGGEVFVLKMPVVRIKDLCEVVIEEMCKKYGMNKESIRTKVVGLRPGEKMYEELMTKEESFSTYDLGEMFAITTGLHEKDYESTYKNYRKVNEMSYSSEEQEPISKDQIRDIILSESLL from the coding sequence ATGGAGGATAACACGTATTATAAAAAGAAAATCTTAGTAGTTGGTGGTACTGGTACTATTGGAAAAAGGCTTGTCAACGAACTGCTAAAGCATGAACCTGAAGTAATCAGAGTTTTCAGCCGTGATGAGTTTAAACAATTTGAAATGGAAAATGAATTAGGCCACAAAGACAATATAAGGTATTTGATTGGTGATGTTAGAGACTATGAGAGAATTGAAAGAGCGAGTAAAGGTATAAATGTAATTTTCCATTTGGCAGCAATGAAACATGTTCCTGCTTGTGAATATAACCCATTTGAAGCAGTAAAAACTAATGTTATTGGAACCCAAAATTTAATTATTTCTGCAATTAAGAATAATGTTGGGAGAGTTATCTTTACAAGTTCTGATAAAGCTATAAGTCCTACTAATGCTATGGGCGCTACTAAGCTATTAGCTGAAAAACTAATTTCAAGTGCAGATTATAACAAGGGTGAAGCTAAAACAATATTTTCAGCTGTACGTTTTGGGAACGTTATGGGCTCAAGAGGGTCTGTTATTCCTTTGTTTAAGAAACAAATACTTGAAAGTAAAGAAATAACGGTTACTAATCCTGAAATGAGCAGGTTTATGATGTCAATAGGACAAGCTGTTTCATTAACTATGAAAGCGGCTCTAGTATCTACTGGTGGGGAGGTTTTTGTTCTTAAAATGCCAGTAGTGAGAATAAAAGACCTTTGTGAAGTAGTTATTGAAGAAATGTGTAAAAAGTATGGTATGAATAAGGAATCAATTAGGACTAAAGTTGTTGGACTTAGACCAGGAGAAAAGATGTATGAAGAATTAATGACAAAGGAAGAATCATTTTCTACTTATGATTTGGGCGAGATGTTTGCCATAACTACCGGGTTACATGAAAAGGATTATGAAAGTACTTATAAAAATTATAGGAAAGTAAATGAAATGAGTTACAGCTCCGAAGAGCAAGAACCCATAAGTAAGGATCAAATAAGAGATATTATTCTAAGCGAATCATTGTTATAG
- a CDS encoding SDR family NAD(P)-dependent oxidoreductase, which translates to MRVLLTGGAGFIGRWVAKKLIEMGNDVWILDNLSNGRVENLEEFKESKQLKAFINGDIKDNDLLSTLFENKIDICYHLGASINVQDSIDDPETTFNNDVIGTFNVLELCRKYHTRMVFMSTCMVYDRANNENGIIESHPLKPASPYAGAKISGENLVLSYWYAYKLPVTILRPFNTYGPFQKSGGEGGVVAIFCKRALGGKDLNIYGEGKQTRDLLYVEDCARFVIEAGLNDMAIGETINAGTGYDISINELAMRICGDSSKIKHVEHIHPQSEIQKLLCNYSKASKILSWRPEISLDEGIARTMKWISENPSLV; encoded by the coding sequence ATGAGAGTATTACTAACAGGTGGAGCAGGTTTTATTGGTAGATGGGTAGCAAAAAAGTTGATAGAAATGGGGAATGATGTTTGGATCCTTGATAATCTATCAAACGGGCGAGTTGAAAATTTAGAAGAGTTTAAAGAAAGTAAGCAACTTAAAGCTTTTATTAATGGCGATATAAAGGATAATGATTTACTAAGTACACTTTTTGAAAACAAAATTGATATATGTTACCATCTTGGAGCGAGTATTAATGTTCAGGATAGTATCGATGATCCGGAAACCACTTTTAATAATGATGTTATTGGTACATTCAATGTACTTGAGTTATGTAGGAAATACCATACAAGAATGGTGTTTATGAGTACCTGTATGGTGTATGATAGAGCAAATAATGAAAACGGTATTATTGAAAGCCATCCCTTAAAACCTGCTTCACCTTATGCTGGAGCAAAAATATCAGGAGAAAACTTAGTTCTTTCATATTGGTATGCTTACAAATTACCTGTTACTATCTTACGTCCGTTCAATACGTATGGTCCATTCCAGAAGAGCGGTGGAGAAGGAGGAGTAGTTGCCATTTTCTGTAAACGCGCACTAGGAGGAAAGGATTTAAATATATATGGAGAGGGTAAGCAAACTCGAGATCTTCTATATGTTGAAGACTGTGCAAGGTTTGTTATAGAAGCAGGTTTAAACGATATGGCTATAGGGGAAACGATTAATGCCGGAACAGGTTATGATATAAGTATAAATGAACTTGCAATGCGTATATGTGGGGATAGCAGTAAAATAAAGCATGTTGAACATATACATCCACAAAGTGAAATTCAGAAGCTACTGTGTAATTACAGCAAGGCAAGTAAAATACTGTCATGGAGACCTGAGATATCACTTGACGAAGGTATTGCAAGAACTATGAAATGGATTAGTGAAAATCCCTCACTTGTTTAG
- a CDS encoding glycosyltransferase family protein, which yields MILAIIQARMGSSRLPGKVLIELLGKTVLWHVVNRVKQSNLVDKVLVATSTNEKDDLIVQECKRYNINCFTGNENDVLDRFYNAAVKYSLRENDSVVRITADCPLIDPKVIDNVISVYLNNKCDYASNINPPTFPDGLDIEIFKFSALEKSYREARLTSEREHVTLYVRNHPELFSTVNFEYEKDISNLRWTLDEKEDLDVILKIYRNLYLENNIFFLGDILDLLEKVPEISKGNIMFKRNEGLEKSLKNDKAI from the coding sequence ATGATTCTAGCAATTATTCAAGCAAGAATGGGCTCATCAAGGCTACCAGGTAAAGTTCTAATAGAGTTATTAGGAAAAACTGTTTTGTGGCATGTGGTTAACAGGGTAAAACAAAGTAATTTAGTAGATAAGGTACTAGTTGCGACTAGTACTAATGAAAAAGATGATCTTATAGTACAAGAATGTAAAAGATACAATATCAATTGTTTCACAGGAAATGAAAATGATGTACTAGATAGATTTTATAACGCTGCTGTCAAATATAGTTTACGTGAAAATGATAGTGTCGTAAGGATTACTGCAGACTGTCCACTGATAGATCCAAAGGTAATAGATAATGTAATCTCTGTATATCTCAACAATAAATGTGACTATGCATCAAATATCAATCCGCCGACTTTTCCTGACGGATTAGATATAGAAATATTTAAATTTTCAGCACTGGAAAAAAGTTATAGAGAGGCTAGACTCACTTCTGAAAGAGAACATGTGACTTTATACGTTAGAAATCATCCAGAATTATTTAGTACAGTAAATTTTGAGTATGAAAAAGATATATCAAATCTTAGATGGACTTTAGATGAAAAGGAAGATTTAGATGTAATACTTAAAATATATAGAAATTTATATTTAGAGAATAATATTTTTTTCCTTGGAGATATTTTGGATTTGTTAGAAAAAGTGCCGGAAATCTCAAAGGGAAATATTATGTTCAAGAGAAATGAAGGATTGGAAAAGTCTCTAAAAAATGATAAAGCTATATAA
- a CDS encoding N-acetyl sugar amidotransferase has protein sequence MNELKRCSKCTIPETHETITFDNVGVCNICSQHQYKKENIDWEARHKEFIEIIEEYRGKNDYDCLVPFSGGKDSTFTLYELVEKYKLKPLVISFDHGFYRPQVEENKLKTFRKLGVDVLKYTPNWKVVKKLLLESLKRKGDFCWHCHTGIFAYPMHIAVKFKVPLVIWGEPSAEYTSYYSYDDGIEEVDEERFNRFVNLGITAEDMVGMLDGTVTMRDLTPFTYPKLKDLKSINYRSFCLGSYIPWDVKKQSDLIKKELGWQEEEVEGVLPGYGYEKIECQMQGVRDYLKYIKRGYSRVSHLTSIDIRNGRMSREEAMKYIKEYEGKRPASLDVFLDYVGISEEEFNEIAVSLMVHPNRVNPEKLGKGNQVWDQRLWYRENTKGLSLKELVKDYDYIKSENEILKAELDRLKGNK, from the coding sequence ATGAACGAATTAAAAAGGTGTTCAAAATGTACTATTCCTGAGACTCACGAAACAATAACTTTTGATAATGTAGGTGTATGCAATATTTGTTCACAACACCAATATAAGAAGGAAAATATAGATTGGGAAGCAAGACATAAGGAGTTTATCGAAATAATCGAAGAGTATCGTGGGAAAAATGATTATGATTGTTTAGTTCCTTTTAGTGGAGGAAAAGATAGTACCTTTACTCTATATGAGCTTGTTGAAAAGTATAAACTTAAACCTTTGGTAATTTCCTTTGATCATGGGTTTTATAGGCCCCAGGTAGAGGAAAACAAGCTAAAAACTTTTAGGAAGCTGGGGGTAGATGTTCTTAAGTACACACCTAATTGGAAGGTTGTAAAAAAATTGCTGCTTGAAAGTCTTAAAAGAAAAGGGGATTTCTGCTGGCACTGTCACACCGGTATTTTTGCATACCCTATGCATATAGCAGTAAAATTTAAGGTTCCCCTTGTTATATGGGGAGAACCTAGTGCAGAATATACATCATACTATTCATATGATGATGGCATTGAAGAGGTTGATGAAGAAAGATTTAATCGTTTTGTTAACCTTGGTATTACCGCTGAGGATATGGTAGGAATGCTTGATGGTACGGTAACAATGAGAGATCTAACGCCGTTTACTTACCCCAAATTAAAAGATTTAAAGTCTATAAATTACAGATCTTTTTGCTTAGGAAGTTATATTCCGTGGGATGTAAAGAAACAATCTGATTTAATTAAAAAAGAACTGGGATGGCAGGAAGAGGAAGTTGAAGGGGTATTACCGGGATATGGATATGAAAAGATTGAATGTCAAATGCAGGGTGTAAGAGATTATCTTAAGTATATAAAAAGAGGATATTCTAGGGTCTCTCATCTTACAAGTATAGATATTAGAAATGGTCGTATGAGCCGTGAGGAAGCAATGAAATATATTAAAGAGTATGAGGGGAAACGGCCCGCTAGTCTTGATGTCTTTCTTGACTATGTAGGTATTTCGGAGGAGGAATTTAACGAAATTGCTGTTAGCCTTATGGTACATCCCAATAGAGTGAATCCGGAAAAGCTTGGGAAGGGAAATCAAGTTTGGGATCAGAGATTATGGTATAGGGAGAATACAAAAGGACTTTCGCTAAAAGAGCTAGTTAAGGACTATGATTATATAAAATCAGAAAATGAGATATTGAAGGCGGAGTTGGATAGATTAAAGGGAAATAAGTAG
- the hisH gene encoding imidazole glycerol phosphate synthase subunit HisH: protein MIAIIDYGMGNTFSVFNALDYIGVEAVITNKETEIKNADRIILPGVGAFGDCIENLKQLGLKDLLMEEVVEKGKPFMGICLGMQVLADYGTEKGIFEGLGWIKGNVQRFLVEDQSLKIPHVGWNDINIEKETPLFKGLIKERAFYFVHSYHFEAQNKEEVLATCDYGGNFNAALIKDNIFATQFHPEKSQKNGLIVLENFVKWRV, encoded by the coding sequence ATGATTGCAATAATTGATTATGGGATGGGCAACACGTTTTCCGTATTCAATGCTTTAGACTATATAGGAGTTGAAGCGGTTATTACAAATAAGGAGACGGAAATAAAGAATGCTGATAGGATTATCCTTCCAGGTGTCGGTGCATTTGGTGATTGTATAGAAAACTTAAAACAATTAGGGTTAAAGGATCTTTTAATGGAAGAAGTAGTAGAAAAAGGTAAGCCATTTATGGGGATTTGTCTGGGAATGCAGGTTTTGGCTGATTACGGTACGGAAAAAGGTATATTTGAGGGTCTAGGGTGGATAAAGGGTAATGTTCAGAGATTTCTAGTTGAGGATCAGTCCTTGAAAATTCCCCATGTAGGCTGGAATGACATAAATATTGAAAAAGAAACCCCACTATTTAAAGGTCTAATAAAAGAGCGGGCTTTCTATTTTGTACACAGTTATCATTTTGAGGCACAAAATAAAGAAGAAGTTTTAGCAACCTGCGACTATGGTGGGAATTTTAATGCAGCTTTAATCAAAGACAATATTTTCGCTACACAGTTTCATCCTGAAAAAAGCCAAAAGAATGGACTAATTGTACTGGAGAACTTTGTTAAGTGGAGGGTCTGA
- the wbuZ gene encoding glycosyl amidation-associated protein WbuZ, whose translation MLKRRIIPTLLLKDGRMVKGSNFTNFRDVGNPVTAARVYNAQKVDELVFLDICPTYESREKVNEIIRNVASECFMPLTVGGGIKSIGDIKNFLEIGADKVSINSEAYRNPSLIKDAAQKFGDQCIVISVDYKKTIDGNLKVFIDSGQTQTDVEPLEYIKRCTQLGAGEILLTNIDREGTMQGYDIELIQKASESVNVPIIASGGAGTLEDLLTAFNKAKAAAVSAGSIFHFTDQSPIKARYYLSTHDIDVRI comes from the coding sequence TTGCTAAAAAGAAGAATTATTCCAACCTTACTATTAAAAGACGGAAGAATGGTTAAGGGATCTAATTTTACAAATTTCAGGGATGTAGGTAATCCAGTAACAGCTGCTAGAGTTTACAATGCCCAAAAGGTGGACGAGCTTGTATTTTTAGATATTTGTCCCACATATGAGAGCAGGGAAAAGGTTAATGAAATAATTCGCAATGTTGCATCAGAGTGTTTTATGCCACTGACTGTAGGTGGCGGTATTAAAAGCATAGGCGATATTAAAAACTTTTTGGAGATTGGTGCAGATAAGGTTTCTATTAATTCCGAAGCATATAGAAACCCATCGCTCATAAAGGATGCGGCGCAGAAGTTTGGAGACCAGTGTATAGTTATCAGTGTGGATTACAAAAAAACTATAGATGGAAATTTAAAAGTATTTATTGATTCGGGGCAAACACAAACTGATGTTGAGCCACTGGAATATATTAAGAGGTGTACACAGCTTGGTGCTGGTGAAATACTATTGACTAATATTGATAGAGAAGGCACAATGCAAGGATATGACATTGAGCTAATACAGAAAGCTTCAGAAAGTGTTAATGTGCCTATTATTGCTTCAGGAGGAGCCGGAACACTCGAGGACTTATTAACAGCGTTTAACAAGGCTAAGGCAGCTGCAGTATCAGCTGGGAGTATATTCCATTTTACGGACCAAAGTCCAATAAAAGCCAGATACTATCTATCTACACATGATATAGATGTTAGGATTTGA